A genomic region of Cannabis sativa cultivar Pink pepper isolate KNU-18-1 chromosome 1, ASM2916894v1, whole genome shotgun sequence contains the following coding sequences:
- the LOC115704747 gene encoding LOW QUALITY PROTEIN: proteasome subunit alpha type-6-like (The sequence of the model RefSeq protein was modified relative to this genomic sequence to represent the inferred CDS: substituted 2 bases at 2 genomic stop codons), whose product MSRGSGGGYDRHITIFSPEGRLFQVADARTLVSQARNEAAEFRFRYGYEMAVNVLAQXXFIFSSLLWIPDKSQVYTQHAYMRPLGVVAMILGFDDEFGPCLYKCDPAGHIFGHKATSSGLKEQEVINFLEKKMKNNPDFTYEESIQLCRGILNFLGANHMLTILAMVACY is encoded by the exons ATGAGTCGAGGCAGCGGAGGTGGCTACGATCGTCATATTACGATTTTCTCACCTGAGGGTCGTCTCTTTCAAGTCG CTGATGCAAGAACCTTGGTATCACAAGCAAGAAATGAAGCAGCTGAGTTTCGCTTCAGATATGGTTATGAAATGGCAGTAAATGTATTGGCTCAATGATAATTCATTTTTTCTTCTCTACTGTG GATTCCAGACAAATCACAAGTGTATACTCAGCATGCGTACATGAGACCACTTGGAGTAG TTGCAATGATTTTGGGGTTTGACGATGAGTTTGGACCTTGCCTGTACAAATGTGACCCAGCTGGTCATATCTTCGGCCACAAG GCCACAAGTTCAGGATTAAAAGAACAAGAGGTAATCAACTTCTTGgagaaaaaaatgaagaacaatCCTGATTTTACATATGAGGAAAGCATACAG TTATGCAGGGGTATTTTAAACTTTTTGGGAGCAAACCACATGCTGACCATTTTAGCTATGGTTGCTTGCtattaa